A stretch of DNA from Cygnus atratus isolate AKBS03 ecotype Queensland, Australia chromosome 9, CAtr_DNAZoo_HiC_assembly, whole genome shotgun sequence:
TTTGTCTAACTCTTAAGAACGCTAAAGGCTTCTTATGGCTAACTTGATGCAGTTACTCAGAACTCATctccagggattttttttttttttcttttgaaggtaGTAATGGATTTAGGGTGAACTTGTTATTTGTAACTTAGTTCTCAATACTTGCACTGCCCTCTGCAGGGTTTGTAAGTGTGGTGGCTGTTGTTTAAAACACTTCCTTACGCATTTTGATAAAGAATGTGGCCTTGACCaactttgctttatttctgttgctctcGGTATTAATTCAAAATCTGCTTCATCCTGCAAGTTCCTCCACCCCAACTGTTAACAGTGTGGTAGGCGACTGTGAATAGCTAAACGTGATTGCATGTCATATGGAAGTGGTTTAAGCACAATTAAATATCGGTTTAGCTAATGAATCTCTGAATGCTTAGTCCGAAATGCCTATAAAGTTGAGTGCTCAGATTTAAGAGGCGTTACAGAGATAAAAACAAGTGGTTTGGAAGAAATTCTGGTAGTCCGATGTTGTCAGTAAGCGCTCCTGCTCAGACTTGTCGCAAAATTTGGAATTGTTCATTCTTAGAAAAAAGACCAAATAGATTTTTGCCGCTGAATTCTAAATTTCCTCTAAGCTCTTGAAATAATACCTCCTAGTGTGTTCACGCCAAGTGTTTAAGCCACGTGACTGAAGTTGAGCATTATACtgcttcaaaaaagaaaaataaaagctgaaagcGCTAACTAGGTTAGGTCACCACCGAAGTCGGTTAGAAGTACGTaacagagcagcagggctgttgTTCCAGCTCAGCGTGCGAGCGCTTTGCACAGAAGTCTGGTTTCGCTCTGGAAAGCTCTCACTCTGAAGCGCGAGCGCTGTGCCTGTAATCAGACTTGTGCGGGCAGCATAGACGTGAGCGTGCTCGTCAGCGTTCGCACCGGGCTTCCAGCCTGGAAGGCTGCCCCCAGAACAACACCAAGCGAAGTCGTGGAGAGACCGAGCACGCTGTGCTTTCTGCATTCCAAATCCTGGCAGTTCGAGGTGTCTCTGGCCGCAGCAGGGACTTAGCTTGGCTTACGGCACTTCTTGGTGATTTTGTCTGAGTGTGTGGCTGACAAAGTATTTGAGTTTCCGAATGCTAGAATCGATCAGTAGACCTTCAGTTGATCTGTTGTGCACTTGCTATTAAATGTAGGCATAAATAGCGAATCCAGTTGCTTAGTGCTTAAAGTTAAACTGAATTGACTGAACCTGTTTATAAAATAGTAGGGAATTTGGTAGATTCAATTCTTGAACTGCATATATAGTAAAAGTCcgcagaacattttttttctagtttcagTTTTGGCACTAGATTTTATCCTGgagtttttaaatattcttcatCCTGTTCTTTTTCTATTAAGGTTAAtgttgaagaaggaaaatgcgGAAGTCGCCATTTGACAAGTTTTATAAATGAGAATTATTTGAAGCTCAGGAATAAGTGaagctgaaatttgaaaaaaaagaaagtgaatgcATGCTAATTATCAGACCAGAAGTCCCACTTGGTAGAATATTGAGCAATTTGTGTGAAGTGGGGAAGATGAAAGAAGTCAGAATTTGAAAcggaagaatgaagaaaaggaataaaaatgaagttaagaTAAGAAGTAATCTGGAATCTGAAAGCACTACGCTAAGTAATTACTAGTCTGTTTATGTGTCCCTGTATATTTTGCTAAACATGCATGCATTATCTGTTTAATAGCAAAAGTATATGCAGGGTAAAGAAGTGTCTACCAGGgaaaaacttcttaaaaatctAGGCAGTTCTAATGCCAACTGCCCGGACACATAGATATGAATTTTTACCATTTATTTCACTGGAGCTTGTTTACAGACCTTAGGTAAACCAGAACTTGTATACAAATTAGGCTTTCAATATCTGCGTGCAGGAATCCCGTTCTGCTTCCAGAAGCGGAAGTGCTCATGGGTCTGGCAAGTCGGGGAGGCACACCCCTGCAAGATCTCGATCTAAGGAGGATTCAAGGCGTTCCAGGTCAAAATCTAGATCCAGGTCTGAATCCAGGTGAGTTTACTTTTTACCTCTTCCTCGTCTTGCAAGTCAGTTGTCTTTGGATTATTATGTCAGAGATGAAGTGAAGTCCTCTGTAGCCCAGTTCTGTTTCCAGAGGTACCTGGTGATCTGTGTACGCGGAATGCAAAGGGACATGTGTGGTTTCTGGATTTGAAAAGCTAAACTATTGAGCTAGAActctctgcagctttttttttgagaggtATTCTGCTACGTAGGCTTGTATCTCTGCCGAAGGAGTGTGTAGGTGCCCTGCCTTTTAAGTCTatcttaaaaaaggaaaaaaaaaagtttagcttCCGAGCGTAAAGCGCTAGGAGCTCTAGATCTTGGTTTTTctatatgttaaaataaatcagtgtatCAGCATATTTTACACTTTAGGTCACCTTAATCTAAAGGTTTTTTTCACTGGAAGCAATGATGCTTCCAGAGTGGTTGTTGGTATATTCCATGAGAAAGACGCAGATAAGTATAATAAATGTGAATTTCAGCTGACATGTCTTaccttttaaatatgtattaattCAACTTGAAAACTAACAAGCTGAAAAACTTGAGACAGCTTCCTAAGCGCTCAGAAAAGTTGTGGAGAAAGTAGCTTAACTACTGTCATTGTTCCACAAGTGGATGCTGTGGAAATGCCTTTCGGACTGTATCACCAATCCTTACGCTTACCTGTTAAACAGACTGTATGCAGTGACAGGATTTCTCTTGAAACTGTTAACAGGCTTCTAACTGAGACATGAAATGTGCCGGTAGTCTAAAAATAAGATGATAAACGTCACTGCTAGCCGCTTAGCGTTGGACTTAAGAGGGGTGTCGTGTAAGGggtatgtatttaaaaagaaatgaatggagAGGCAACAAAGCATGTAAATGGCTGAATGacgttatttttttctgaagagtctAGATAAGTCAGTGCTGGCTACGGAAATGAATGTGTTGATGATACCTTTAGTCATTTGTAAGTgttcagaggagaaaaacaaccaaaaccagcTCGGGTTTCAGTGGTGGGGtttccagctgagctgctcaCAATACATTTTTGTGTATGAGCACTGAATTAGGCTTACCAAAGCCTGGGGGTAAGGGTGTGGGAAGGATGACATCTCTGGAAGACATCATGCAGTCACCCATGATAGAAAACAGTATTGAATGCTGTGTTTATCCCCGCTTGCAAGATCAAAATGATCAGTTTAAAAGGCTTTTGTGAGAAGGTAAACACTTAGGACTTGTGACAGCAGAGAAATGGGTTTGTTGTTTCTGTATATTTCAGGCACAGTCACAAGTGTCAGATTATACACTTGACAATCCCTGCAGTGGGAGAACAAATGTCAGgttaaatgaagaaatgcttGGAACTGCTAGCATCAATAGACTCGTAGGACAGCCTAGGAAAGGTCTGGTCCAAACCCGTGTTCAAGACAGTCGGCTAGGGGTTCAGGTGGTGTTCCCAGGGCTTTATCTAGTTGAGTTGTTAAAAGTTCCGAAGGTGGAGACCACACATGTTCCTCGGCGAACCTTTTGCCTTTTGAAGTGGCAAGCGAGTCAGGACAATCCAGCATGCCCTTGTGCACCCTAATCATAACCCCTTGGGCTTCCATGGTCTTTCCAGCACTGTGCTTCTCACTTGCCGAATAACCACAGTACTATGTAGGAGTGCAGTCACACACAAAGACTGCAGTCTGAAGTGACCAGGCAAATAATTTGCTCTTGCAAGGACTCCTTTAAATAGTACCTGGGCATCTGGCACTTTGCTTTTCGATGAACAACAGTAGATGCTTATGACTACCGTGGCTTCCTGAGCATTTAACAGCTGTCCTGCAAATTCCTGCAGCTGGAAATACTGAGAGTATGTTGCAGAGTTAATTGATTCGTTAGCAGATTTGAGCGGAATCGTGTCAAGGCATGTGTTTAGAACCAATATACTTGATTCTATTTTCAGTGCCATCACTCATCTGGATGTGATCACGAGCAGGTCACCCAACTGGCTCTCACCAGAGATAACATTGTGAGATCTTTCATATTTCGTGGTAGCTTCCATCGCAAATATATTTCTGAGTCACTAGCTTCATAAATTAAACTTTGATTGACGATCAAATCTGTGTCCTGGCGTATTTATCAGTTGGGGTGTGGACATACTTGATTAAAAAGTCCAAAGCTGTTCTTATTGAAGTTTTCATCCGCAATATAGTGGAAACGCTGTGCAAGCTTGTTGTCTTCAGCTGGTTCTGTGTGTTCATAAAGTCTAAACAATTCTTTGCACTTAAGGCAGCAATATAAGCAGTTCCTATTTAAAATAAGCCGTGCTCTCAGTGTTTTGTCTAGTTTAGGAGGGTCCAGCTTTTGTTCATTCTAACGGATGCATACTGTAACCTGGAACATCGGTTCTGTGTTTGTCTTCAGGCTTTCTTTATCAAAGGCTGAAATGTGGCCTTGTGCATGTGTAGAGCTTCACTTACGTTCTTACTTCATTGTCTTTCTGTACTGTCTTCCCTGCCTCAGggaagttttctctttttttctttttagctttgttCCCCAAAATCACTTGTTCTTTCTACATACATGAGTGTTGTAAGGGGTCTAGCTGAAGTCATTTCTCTGGGACATGTGCATATGCTTCAGGTCGAGGAAGACAAAACTAGCTGGCTCGCTTCTGAAGAAGTCAAAGGCATTTTTTTGAGGCCTGTAATGTACAGAGTGTATGTCCCGCAGTTTGGCTGTGTGGTGACGCTTACCTGGTGACAAAGCCTGACAGTGGAAGAAGCTGTTAAATgctcaggagagaaaaaactggTTCAGGTTGAGAGCGGCATTCATGCCAGTGCACTGGTTGGCTTACTGTGAAACACGATTCTGCAGCGGTGGCTTCTGGTCTCAGTCAGCTTCCACAAACAGGGGCAAGGCAATTAAGGTGTAAAGAGTATGtagattaatattttatgaCTAATAGCCTTTGAATATTGAACTGTTTAGTGTACTTCTAAGCCTTGCAGCAGCTTTCTTTGTGGTTGCGTGACATGCAGATTAGTGGCTGCAAACAGCAGACCACGCTCGGGCGTAATATTCCAGTGTAAGTGCCTGCCCAGCTCTTCAGCGAAGACTGCCCGTGCTGGGAGAGCTGAGGGTGTAGTAGAAGGAACTGCAGTGTTTGTGGCCTCAGCTCCACAGACCTGGTGCTGTCAGAGAACACTTCCAAAGAGAAGTGGGCCAAAATTAGGGAGCAGTTGCACCTTTGCCTAAATACACTTGATGGGTGAACATGTAAACACTTATGAACAGCTGATGTTAAATAACTATTGAAATACCGTAAGGTAAATAAGCCTACTACCACTTGATTTCTTCAGCCCTCTTATGCGCTGTTTCAGATACGTTTAGCAGGTTCCCGTGCTTGTAATTACGCACtcccaaaaatatatttgcttttccaTGTCATCGAAGGCAGTGTTATTCTGGAATAAGTAGAAGTGTGCACCTCTGCAATTGTGCATGTTTGATGTGAAGCCATATTTACTGTTTACTCCTGTTCCATTTTTCTGCTAAGTCTTTCAGAGAGAACTCTCtcagctattttaattttacttagaCGCTACTGTAAATGCTGTGGATATTCAAAGCATACGCTATTTCAAACCAAGATATCCTTGTTAGAAAGTTAGAAGCTGATGAGGAATTAAAAGCTAATTGAAGTGGATGTTGAGGTTACTGTTTTGCAGTAGATACACTCTAGAGCATCTACAGTAGTCTAATTGTAAAGATTGAGTGGTCAGTCCTTGAGATTAGTGACTAAATTGATTATGTCTTAATTGTGTGGTACCTACCACAGGTTCTTAGAAAATGGCTGTTTAGACTTTGTGAATATCTGTGTTATTTTTGAAGGGTCCAGGGAAAAAAcactaccttttatttttttctcagatctAGATCAAGGAGGAGTTCCCGTAGACACTACACAAGGTCACGCTCTCGTTCCCGCTCTCACAGGAGATCCAGAAGTAGGTCATACAGTCGGGATTATCGGCGACGACACAGTCACAGCCATTCCCCCATGTCTACTCGCAGGCGTCACATTGGAAACAGGGTATGTATGCtacagaggagaggaggaggtgtAAACAGGGTTGAGTATGTCTTGAAGTCACTACATTCATTCCGTAGGGTTTTCCACAAAATCATTCTGCTTCCTGCACGggtctttttaaaagatattgGTGAGGTTAATTGTCATTTGGTTTTTGGTAAACCTTGGATCTCTGTAAGTTTGCCTAGGATTGTGGGGTGAgttggtttgtcttttttttttttttttaacagatgcCTTTAGAAGTGGTACCAGTGCAGGCTGATGTCAGGATACGTGCTGTAATAAATGAGCAGCTGTATACAGTGAAGGGCAGAGGTAGAATGAGGAGGGAGGATCATTTGACCTTACTTGAGAAAGGctggaaaactaaaatatttaattaaaagctgtcTTGATGGTCTCTTTATTAAGTGAGAGCATGCAATCCAGCTCGATTTTAGCTGCTGAGAGTCTCAGTTGACAGAAAGCAATGTATTTCATGCTAAAGTTAGGGGGCAAGCGATAGCTAAAACGAAGATGTGATCCAGGCCCTTCTCTGTATCCATAGTCAGTGGTCACCCACTCTGTCTGGAGAGAAGACTTCAAGTACAGTAACTTTGCGTGTTCTCATTATAGTTGGTACAGGACTCtgagaaatgcaaagtttttctgtgaaagggGGCCTGTATATCTGTAGGTTTTATTGTAATAGAAGTGTATACTTGCAAATTAATCCAACCTCAATCTAAGCAGTGTGTTGTTGCTGATATTTTGAGGGACTCAAGTTTGTAAAATACCATGCGttgcaaatgcaaacatttttattctgatctctctctcttcttaGGCAAATCCTGACCCAAACTGTTGTCTTGGTGTATTTGGGTTGAGTCTGTACACCACGGAACGAGATCTGAGAGAAGTCTTCTCCAAGTATGGTCCAATTGCTGATGTTTCCATTGTGTACGATCAGCAGTCGCGGCGTTCAAGAGGATTTGCATTTGTGTACTTTGAAAACGTTGAGGATGCTAAGGAAGTAGGTTGGGGTATGGGCTGTATGGCATGTTTGCTGGGATGTGTGTCCTGTCCCAGGTTGTAGCCTAGGAAAGCTTTCTGTTCGACCTTTAAAGTGGCATAGGAACCTTTTGCGCTAATCCATTTGGCTAGATGAAATGATCATAATGCAAGCTAATGTCACAGTATCTTATCTTCCCTGCCTTCTCAGggcctaaaaaaaaaacttcgCACCTCATAATAAATGTCAGTGTCTTGGTTCAAAAGATATCTTCTATGTACCAGAGGAAACAGTGAAAGGGCATGAATTCTGGTCCCAGTGCAGGCTGAGttgttcaaaacaaaagcaatctTCAGCCTAGCATGGTGCAAACTGTGccaacaagaaaaagaaaatagaaacacatGTTCTCTTCAAATTATGAGGTGGAAGTTCTTTCCGAGCTCCACATGACCCTCTGTTTAGTATTACTGCTCAGAGTGCACCAGACTGATATTGCACAGTTCTCAAATGTTCAGG
This window harbors:
- the TRA2B gene encoding transformer-2 protein homolog beta isoform X1, giving the protein MSDSGEQNYGERESRSASRSGSAHGSGKSGRHTPARSRSKEDSRRSRSKSRSRSESRSRSRRSSRRHYTRSRSRSRSHRRSRSRSYSRDYRRRHSHSHSPMSTRRRHIGNRANPDPNCCLGVFGLSLYTTERDLREVFSKYGPIADVSIVYDQQSRRSRGFAFVYFENVEDAKEAKERANGMELDGRRIRVDFSITKRPHTPTPGIYMGRPTYGSSRRRDYYDRGYDRGYDDRDYYSRSYRGGGGGGGGGWRAVQDRDQFYRRRSPSPYYSRGGYRSRSRSRSYSPRRY